From one Cucurbita pepo subsp. pepo cultivar mu-cu-16 chromosome LG17, ASM280686v2, whole genome shotgun sequence genomic stretch:
- the LOC111778843 gene encoding probable receptor-like protein kinase At5g24010: protein MEFLKLILFTLLLSSSAVPILSYSHFSPVDHYLVDCGSTLKSTVDHRIFLSDSSPSNSPFLTAPHSFSLRNEHPFEGLPPIYSSARVFEAPSKYEFQIRDKGTHMVRLHFQTFSSSNLDLIRAQFHVLVNGYVILSNFSGVSAVNPRIKEFLIWIGTETLEITFVPVKKSNLAFVNAIEVISAPKDLVADTAKYLSYEHSGVVDGLSKQGLEVLYRVNVGGPKVTPFNDSFWRTWLPDDEHFESIWGSKKVYSTGRMKYQAGGASREVGPDNVYNSARVIQSTNSSVPYMNMTWTFPVIDGYNYIVRLHFCDIASISIGFLFFNIYVNGYMAYENFDLSSATNWELSSPFYVDFMVNAGQEGVLRIGIGSSNQSVPYAVDGLLNGIEIMKLNNSLGSFDGSLSAEMVLKGCRGYTVNLVPYVVILCLIVSVSLMLRRKVIGRDESFSWSKLPVVDSWRDKSSMGVDNQ, encoded by the coding sequence ATGGAGTTTCTTAAGCTAATTCTCTTTACCCTGTTACTTTCTTCCTCCGCCGTTCCAATTCTTTCCTATTCTCATTTCTCTCCGGTCGATCATTACCTCGTCGACTGTGGGTCAACCCTAAAGTCCACCGTCGATCATCGCATCTTCCTCTCCGATTCATCCCCTTCAAACTCTCCTTTTCTCACCGCTCCTCACTCTTTCTCCCTCAGAAATGAACACCCCTTCGAGGGTTTGCCCCCGATTTACAGCTCGGCTCGCGTTTTCGAGGCACCGTCCAAGTACGAGTTTCAGATCAGAGATAAAGGGACGCATATGGTACGTCtccattttcaaacttttagtTCCTcaaatttggatttgattcGTGCTCAATTCCACGTTCTGGTTAATGGGTATGTGATTTTGAGTAATTTTAGTGGGGTCTCTGCTGTAAACCCTAGAATTAAGGAGTTCCTTATCTGGATTGGAACTGAAACCCTTGAAATTACCTTTGTCCCTGTTAAGAAATCCAATTTGGCTTTTGTTAATGCGATTGAAGTTATTTCTGCGCCTAAAGATCTTGTTGCTGATACTGCAAAATACTTGAGTTATGAACATAGTGGAGTTGTTGATGGTTTGTCCAAGCAAGGGCTTGAAGTTTTGTACAGGGTCAATGTTGGGGGCCCTAAAGTGACCCCGTTTAATGATTCTTTCTGGAGGACTTGGCTTCCTGATGATGAACACTTTGAATCCATTTGGGGATCAAAGAAAGTGTATTCTACTGGAAGAATGAAGTATCAAGCAGGTGGCGCTAGTCGTGAAGTTGGTCCTGACAATGTTTACAACTCCGCCAGAGTGATCCAAAGTACAAATTCTTCGGTTCCATATATGAACATGACATGGACATTCCCTGTAATTGATGGATACAATTACATTGTTCGCTTGCATTTTTGTGATATTGCAAGTATATCAATtggttttctgtttttcaatATCTATGTTAACGGGTACATGGCGTATGAGAATTTCGATCTCTCGAGCGCTACTAATTGGGAACTTTCTTCTCCATTCTATGTTGATTTCATGGTTAATGCTGGTCAAGAAGGAGTTCTTAGAATTGGTATTGGAAGCTCTAATCAGAGTGTCCCATATGCTGTAGATGGTCTACTAAATGGAATTGAGATCATGAAATTGAACAACTCTTTGGGTAGCTTTGATGGTAGCCTATCTGCAGAGATGGTTTTGAAGGGATGTCGAGGATACACCGTTAATTTAGTTCCATATGTAGTGATTTTGTGCTTGATCGTAAGCGTGTCGCTGATGTTACGTCGGAAGGTGATCGGGAGGGACGAGTCTTTCTCGTGGTCGAAACTTCCCGTGGTGGATAGTTGGAGAGATAAATCTAGCATGGGAGTAGACAATCAGTAG